In Misgurnus anguillicaudatus chromosome 5, ASM2758022v2, whole genome shotgun sequence, a genomic segment contains:
- the LOC129414107 gene encoding uncharacterized protein CXorf65 homolog, producing the protein MFVTVILDEGKEQLLNLDCSIIYFIHCLKEKCGLDLEDTVDLMDRDGKLMNLTERVQSIDLVSSVLKERETYIPVRVSREGMEGPKYSAVFDYGTSHPELAEVLRKLSNRDKRGVASKKGGVSQNRIKAAVRKSMAIPRS; encoded by the exons ATGTTTGTTACTGTGATATTGGATG AGGGAAAAGAACAGCTATTGAACCTAGACTGCAGTATTATATACTTTATCCATTGTCTAAAAGAAAAATGCGGTCTGGATCTGGAAG ATACTGTGGATTTAATGGATAGGGATGGTAAGCTGATGAACCTGACAGAGAGAGTGCAGAGCATTGATCTTGTCAGCAGTGTGCTGAAGGAGAGAGAGACTTATATTCCAGTAAGAGTGTCAC GTGAAGGAATGGAAGGACCTAAGTATTCTGCAGTGTTTGACTATGGGACCTCTCACCCTGAGCTCGCAG AGGTCCTTAGAAAGTTGTCAAATCGTGACAAAAGGGGCGTGGCATCAAAAAAGGGAGGAGTCAGTCAAAACCGCATCAAAGCTGCTGTCAGGAAGAGTATGGCAATACCTCGAAGCTga